A genomic window from Megalobrama amblycephala isolate DHTTF-2021 linkage group LG2, ASM1881202v1, whole genome shotgun sequence includes:
- the LOC125263017 gene encoding rootletin-like isoform X5: MSGSENPNESKLEAVIQRLEESVLSEEKRLTVRGSSPDEPASSLPARVREIVSRNLSDSGGMSSGLSVQEENRVLQAELSRVEDLLAHSRAERDELAIKYSAISERLEQALRLETAEDGRDSPDSRSLAQQNVDLRRRLDEEQAAYKRKLTAYQEGQQRQAQLVQKLQAKVLQYKKKCGDLEQMLLEKSNGGSNGHRRDDDEPSSELESALIRLEEEQQRSSGLSAVNAMLREQLEQAGLANEALSQDIRRLTADWTKAREELEQRESDWRREEESFHSYFSSEHSRLLALWRQVVGFRRHVCELKSATERDLSEARNELACAAQSVQLQCVSACATLRSREDGSAQLLERETGQRLQLEQQLRDTVTEMMTLQAKSDSERAELNTRLVDAVRELERLKARVEDREQEVTALNRKLQDQRSLEETEVHSLRTHTAALQNTLRDITQLVFSDSDGVDGNTEESLLPLLRSSSSSSSSLPIIPDSCLSALRSTLNNRQIQLQELRERLQSAQASVQQLRRQQTEAESSRREAELRAQTLQGERDEAQRERETAVRERDRLRQERDALSSEKDGAGKAAQAAQTQAQLLQLECERLQLSASSAQREREHEREERDAAALERERARAETDRIQQLWDESECRASALRAELAALRESLQQGATDRQLMEAENRQLSDALGRSESSRAELSLTVTKLHSEESSLRDSLAKMSAINESLAQDKSDLNSLIVQLEEEKNALLSQRREAQQEKLTIRDELVRSEQDRLELDSVRLALHQSLQESELARAGLEAELQSLQADRVKLQDRITQLIGEMGVLEAELGSIRGEGDRQSAALEEVGRGRAELVRERAGLLVQLTASERENAALTEEIATFRSEREALETSLYELQQQINQIESRREQLDSENQNLRLRTDSTTAELKRLRAERETVLSQSEKEKDALRDALAAAQHEAQRALRTALSDHQEELERLTNQKEALRCSLEAEQEGALRRVRGHLEEQMTRLEKERDELQEELRSLQRDRDQSLLQAETDKQQALSMKEAEKALLSEKVSALQAELSTAALELERLSRETALLRDQERAAVASLNAELQELRSQLQDAASAHGRELRRLQENCADQQTRADTALRELEECRALLSSSEESRDSARRDLLEMDKRLCQIREAGEGHRRDGAELRRSLSDVIKERDALSQSNAQLREALKAAESERISVKRACEEEQQKASLLEESLASAQKEVSDLRSCLREVERSRLDARRELQELRRQVKVLDAECEQKAKQTAELQTRLSAEDQKDEERARELISLKQRLADTETSRTSLQKELASLQRRLSESELCWRSRERELTSQLQEARGCEKKLQDEARNLSVRAQSTSDASAQLQLELSEAQGRLAATEAELSRAEAGRRDLEFRLCSLQSALTRTLGIGASGRSSSRGRSPVGSSPSSLTSGMMSRHRSVSPLHCSLSPPKDVAGNVTPDNTIVLRPLSPERTDAPLPVALPELDPETLRSGLRDFLQELREAQRGRDEARGQLGSMQRELEEMTTERDSAHQRLIQLHTTLQECQEDKRAVDGKLLSAQALLHQQDESLRRGERERRALNERIKELERLSLNAEAERKRVEEQCSKLRAGEARLEAERRRLREALEAAEGRGTRVELGRRSLEGELQRLRLSLAEREMEIQTAHDRHESAVKQVAEGESRISSLQREVDRLTALLSKAQDGESVQKERALALSQSLQEVTAAHSATQGRLAALQKTLGQAESERRQLQERVDGLRASSSDGKRNIATLTERVQTLQSELSQSQLRRSEMETELHNTQEALRQRADSLTEAQRSLQSAQTERASAEERLRSLQRAVALLETEKRDAERQAVRLEKDKAALRNTLDKVERQKLKTEESSMRLCAEKGRLDRSLNTVEQELQDAQRQIVLLQEELCGVKPKIALCLVSKNRSCLCVLRFVETQLTWCWGLLWFLLLLWLQWVFIGSSFGLCEVCVVFHACCMFQAQLAELEQSHSASEQSARLREDAQREAERLRVSQREAERTLAARERAHRQRVKGLEEQVSTLKEQLQHEIRRRTPSLPS, from the exons ATGAGCGGTTCTGAAAACCCGAACGAGTCCAAACTTGAGGCGGTGATTCAG aggtTGGAGGAGAGCGTTCTGTCTGAAGAAAAGCGGCTGACGGTTCGAGGATCTTCTCCAGATGAACCCGCGTCCAGTTTACCGGCCCGCGTGCGCGAGATCGTCTCCAGAAACCTGAGCGACAGCG GAGGCATGTCGTCGGGTCTGTCGGTCCAGGAGGAGAACCGGGTTCTGCAGGCAGAACTGAGTCGTGTGGAGGATCTTCTGGCTCACAGTCGAGCAGAACGAGATGAACTGGCCATCAAATACAGCGCCATCAGCGAGAGA CTGGAGCAGGCGCTGCGGCTGGAGACGGCCGAGGACGGGCGGGACTCTCCTGACTCTCGCAGTCTGGCGCAGCAGAACGTGGATCTGCGCAGACGGCTGGACGAGGAGCAGGCGGCGTATAAGCGCAAGCTCACGGCGTATCAGGAGGGGCAGCAGAGACAAGCGCAGCTCGTACAGAAACTACAGGCCAAG GTCCTGCAGTATAAGAAGAAGTGTGGAGATCTGGAGCAGATGCTGCTGGAGAAATCTAAC GGCGGCAGTAACGGCCACCGGCGCGACGACGACGAGCCCAGCAGCGAGCTGGAGAGCGCCCTCATCCGCCTGGAGGAGGAACAGCAGAG GAGCAGCGGTCTGTCGGCGGTCAACGCTATGCTGCGAGAGCAGCTGGAACAGGCCGGACTGGCCAATGAAGCGCTCAGCCAGGACATCCGCAGACTCACTGCTGATTGGACCAAAGCGAGGGAGGAGCTGGAGCAGAGGGAGTCTGATTGGAGGAGAGAGGAGGAG TCTTTCCACAGCTACTTCAGCAGCGAGCACAGCCGTCTGCTGGCGCTCTGGAGGCAGGTGGTGGGCTTCCGCAGGCACGTCTGCGAGCTGAAGAGCGCCACCGAGAG GGATCTGTCCGAGGCGCGTAACGAGCTGGCGTGTGCGGCGCAGAGCGTGCAGCTGCAGTGTGTGAGCGCCTGCGCGACTCTGCGCAGCCGTGAGGATGGGTCTGCGCAGCTGCTGGAGAGAGAGACGGGCCAGCGGCTGCAGCTGGAGCAGCAGTTGAGAGATACGGTGACGGAGATGATGACGCTACAGGCCAAGAGTGACTCGGAGAGGGCCGAGCTCAACACACG gctGGTGGATGCAGTGAGAGAGCTGGAGCGTCTCAAAGCGCGTGTGGAGGACAGAGAACAGGAAGTCACAGCACTCAACAGGAAACTGCAG GATCAGAGGAGCCTTGAGGAAACTGAAGTTCATTCACTCAGGACACACACCGCAGCGCTGCAGAACACACTCAGAGACATCACACAG ctggTGTTCTCTGACAGTGACGGTGTGGACGGAAACACTGAAGAGTCTCTGCTGCCACTGCTGCGctcttcatcatcatcctcatcatcactACCCATCATCCCTGACAGCTGTCTGTCTGCACTGCGCTCCACtctgaacaacagacagatccAGCTGCAGGAGCTGCGTGAGCGTCTGCAGTCCGCGCAGGCGTCGGTCCAGCAGCTGCGCAGGCAGCAGACGGAGGCGGAGTCGAGCCGGCGGGAGGCGGAGCTCCGTGCGCAGACGCTGCAGGGAGAGAGAGACGAggctcagagagagagagagaccgctgtgagagagagagaccgacTGCGACAGGAGAGAGACGCGCTGAGCAG TGAGAAGGACGGCGCGGGTAAAGCGGCGCAGGCGGCGCAGACGCAGGCGCAGCTGCTGCAGCTGGAGTGCGAGAGGCTGCAGCTGTCTGCGTCGTCTGCGCAGAGAGAGCGAGAGCACGAGCGAGAGGAGAGAGACGCCGCCGCGCTGGAGAGAGAACGAGCACGAGCAGAGACGGACAGAAT tcagCAGCTGTGGGACGAGTCCGAGTGTCGTGCCTCTGCGCTGCGAGCCGAACTGGCGGCGCTGAGAGAGTCTCTCCAGCAGGGGGCGACAGACCGACAGCTGATGGAGGCCGAGAACCGACAGCTGAGCGACGCACTCGGCCGG AGCGAGAGCAGTCGCGCCGAACTCTCGCTAACGGTCACGAAGCTTCACTCGGAGGAGTCGTCACTCCGAGATTCTCTCGCTAAGATGAGCGCCATCAACGAGAGTCTCGCGCAGGACAAATCTGACCTCAACAGCCTCATCGTTCAg ctggaGGAGGAAAAGAATGCGCTGCTGTCTCAGCGAAGAGAAGCGCAACAAGAGAAGCTGACCATCAGAGACGAGCTCGTCCGCTCTGAGCAGGACCGGCTGGAGCTGGACTCTGTCCGTCTCGCTCTCCACCAATCACTGCAGGAGTCTGAGCTGGCCAGGGCGGGGCTGGAGGCGGAGCTTCAGTCACTGCAGGCAGACAGAGTCAAACTGCAAGACAGAATTACACAg ctgATTGGTGAGATGGGCGTTCTGGAGGCGGAGCTTGGTTCTATCCGCGGTGAAGGCGACAGGCAGAGCGCCGCTCTGGAGGAGGTGGGGCGTGGGAGGGCGGAGCTAGTGCGAGAGAGGGCGGGGCTTCTGGTTCAGCTGACGGcgtcagagagagagaacgcCGCCCTGACTGAGGAGATCGCCACCTTCAG gtCGGAGAGGGAGGCTCTGGAGACGAGTCTTTACGAGCTGCAGCAGCAGATAAATCAAATCGAGTCTCGCCGTGAACAGCTGGACTCGGAGAACCAGAACCTGAGATTACGTACCGACAGCACAACAG CGGAGCTGAAGCGTTTGCGCGCGGAGAGAGAGACAGTTCTGTCTCAgagtgagaaagagaaagaTGCGCTGAGAGACGCGCTCGCGGCCGCTCAACATGAAGCACAGCGAGCTCTGCGCACGGCCCTGTCCGACCACCAGGAGGAGCTGGAgagactgaccaatcagaag GAGGCGCTGCGCTGCAGTCTGGAGGCCGAACAGGAGGGGGCGCTGCGGCGGGTCCGCGGACACCTGGAGGAGCAGATGACCCGGCTTGAGAAAGAGCGAGATGAACTTCAGGAAGAGCTTCGTTCCCTGCAGCGCGACAGAGACCAGAGTCTGTTACAGGCGGAGACGGACAAACAGCAG GCGCTGTCCATGAAGGAGGCCGAGAAGGCGCTTCTGTCGGAGAAGGTGAGCGCCCTACAGGCGGAGCTGAGCACTGCAGCACTGGAGCTGGAGAGACTGAGCCGAGAGACGGCGCTCCTCAGAGACCAGGAGCGG GCTGCAGTCGCATCTCTAAACGCTGAACTGCAGGAACTGCGCAGTCAACTGCAGGACGCAGCCAGTGCACACGGCCGTGAGCTGCGCAGACTGCAGGAGAACTGCGCTGACCAGCAGACGCGAGCAGACACAGCGCTCAGAGAG TTGGAGGAGTGTCGCGCGCTGCTGTCGTCCAGCGAGGAGAGCCGGGACAGCGCCAGGAGAGATCTTCTGGAGATGGACAAGCGTTTGTGTCAGATACGGGAGGCAGGGGAGGGGCATAGGCGAGATGGGGCGGAGCTACGGCGCTCTCTCAGTGATGTCATCAAGGAGAGGGACGCTCTCAGCCAATCCAACGCGCAGCTGAGGGAAGCCCTGAAAGCGGCAGAGAGTGAGAGAATCAG CGTGAAGCGCGCGTGTGAGGAGGAGCAGCAGAAAGCGTCTCTGCTGGAGGAGAGTCTGGCGTCTGCTCAGAAGGAGGTGTCAGATCTGCGCAGCTGTCTGCGCGAGGTGGAGAGATCCAGACTGGATGCGCGTAGGGAGCTGCAGGAGCTGCGCAGACAG GTGAAAGTTCTAGACGCCGAGTGTGAGCAGAAGGCCAAGCAGACGGCTGAACTGCAGACGCGTCTGTCTGCGGAGGACCAGAAGGATGAGGAGCGAGCGAGAGAACTGATCTCGCTCAAACAGAGACTCGCCGACACGGAAACTAGCAGAACCTCTCTTCAGAAAGAG CTGGCTTCTCTACAGAGGCGTCTGAGCGAGAGCGAGTTGTGTTGGCGCAGTCGTGAGCGAGAGTTGACGTCTCAGCTACAGGAAGCTCGAGGCTGTGAGAAGAAGCTTCAAGACGAGGCGCGTAACCTCTCCGTTCGTGCTCAGTCGACCTCTGATGCGTCTGCGCAGTTGCAGCTGGAGCTGAGTGAGGCACAGGGCCGTCTGGCTGCGACGGAGGCAGAGTTATCACGTGCGGAGGCGGGGCGCAGGGATCTGGAGTTCAGGCTGTGCAGCCTGCAGTCGGCGCTCACACGTACACTGGGCATTGGGGCCAGTGGGCGGAGCAGCAGCAGGGGGCGGAGCCCAGTAGGCTCCTCCCCTTCCTCTCTGACCTCTGGGATGATGTCTCGCCATAGGAGCGTGTCTCCGCTGCACTGCTCGCTATCGCCACCCAAag ATGTGGCAGGTAACGTCACGCCAGATAACACCATCGTGCTGCGGCCGCTGTCTCCAGAGAGGACAGACGCCCCGCTGCCCGTCGCCCTGCCTGAGCTGGACCCGGAAACCCTGCGCAGCGGCCTCAGAGACTTCCTGCAGGAACTGCGAGAGGCTCAGAGAGGCCGA GACGAGGCTCGGGGTCAACTGGGGTCAATGCAGAGAGAATTAGAGGAAATGACCACagagagagactccgcccaccaGCGCCTCATTCAGCTACACACCACACTACAGGAGTGCCAGGAGG ATAAGCGTGCTGTGGATGGAAAACTGTTGTCGGCTCAAGCTCTGCTGCATCAGCAGGATGAGTCCCTgcggagaggagagagagagcgacGAGCGTTAAACGAGCGAATCAAAGAGCTGGAGAGACTTTCACTGAACGCCGAGGCTGAGCGCAAGCGCGTGGAG GAGCAGTGCAGTAAGCTGCGCGCTGGCGAGGCGCGTTTGGAGGCGGAGCGTCGGCGGCTGCGTGAGGCTCTGGAGGCGGCCGAGGGGCGGGGCACAcgggtggagctggggaggcGGAGTCTCGAGGGAGAGCTGCAGAGACTGAGACTGAGTCTGGccgagagagagatggagatcCAGACGGCTCACGACCGTCACGAGAGCGCCGTCAAACAG GTGGCAGAGGGCGAATCTCGCATCTCGTCTCTTCAGCGGGAGGTGGACAGACTGACGGCATTGCTGTCTAAAGCTCAGGACGGAGAGAGCGTTCAGAAAGAGCGAGCGCTCGCTCTCTCCCAGAGCCTGCAGGAAGTCACCGCCGCCCACAGCGCCACCCAAGGGCGTCTCGCTGCGCTGCAGAAGACGCTGGGACAGGCTGAGAGCGAGCGCAGACAGCTGCAG GAGCGCGTGGACGGACTCAGAGCGTCCTCGTCGGACGGGAAGCGAAACATCGCCACCCTCACGGAGCGCGTGCAGACGCTGCAGTCGGAATTGAGCCAGAGTCAGCTGCGCAGATCTGAGATGGAGACAGAGCTGCACAACACACAGGAG GCTCTGCGACAGAGGGCCGACAGTCTGACCGAGGCCCAGCGCAGTTTGCAGTCTGCGCAGACAGAGCGAGCGTCTGCAGAGGAGCGTCTGCGCAGCCTGCAGCGAGCCGTGGCCCTATTGGAGACCGAGAAGAGAGATGCAGAGAGACAGGCCGTCCGGCTGGAGAAAGACAAGGCCGCGCTGAGAAACACGCTGGATAAG GTGGAGCGTCAGAAGCTGAAGACGGAGGAGAGCAGCATGCGTCTGTGTGCGGAAAAAGGCCGCCTGGATCGTTCGCTCAACACCGTCGAACAGGAGCTGCAGGACGCGCAGAGACAGATCGTGCTGCTGCAG GAAGAGTTGTGCGGCGTGAAACCGAAGATTGCGCTGTGTCTGGTGAGTAAGAACCGgtcatgtttgtgtgttttgcgCTTTGTAGAAACACAGTTGACATGGTGTTGGGGGTTGCTATGGTTTCtgctgttgctatggttacagTGGGTGTTCATTGGTAGTAGTTTTGGACTGTGTgaagtgtgtgttgtgtttcaTGCGTGTTGCATGTTTCAGGCTCAGCTGGCCGAGCTGGAGCAGAGTCACAGCGCCAGTGAGCAGTCGGCCCGTCTGCGTGAGGACGCCCAGCGGGAGGCCGAGAGACTGCGCGTCAGTCAGAGAGAGGCCGAGCGAACGTTGGCCGCGCGCGAGAGAGCTCACCGGCAGCGCGTCAAGGGTCTGGAGGAGCAGGTGTCCACGCTGAAGGAGCAGCTGCAGCACGAGATACGCCGCAGAACGCCGTCGCTGCCGAGCTGA